The Agromyces mariniharenae sequence TCACATCGTCGTGGAGCTCGAGCTCGACACGGCGCCGCGCATCGTGGAGCCGCCCGCGGACTTCGCCGAGGCGCTCGACGCGACGCCCGGCGCGCGCGAGGCGTGGGAGAAGCTCGCACCCAGCCACAAGAAGGCGCACGTCACGGCGATCGAGGGTGCGAAGGCTGCCGAGACCCGCCAGCGGCGGATCGCGAAGGCGGTCGAGCAGCTCACGGGCTGAGCGGGCCGAGTGCTCCGGCAGGCTTGCTCGGCTTCGGCCGCCGCTAGACCGCGACCGCCTCGGGCACGTCGGCCCCGACCAGCCGGATGAACGCGCTGAGCTGGGCGACGCCGTCGGGGCGGCGCGGCAGCGCGTCGAGCAGGCCGGGCGAGTAGAGCAGGTAGGCCGCCCACTTCGCACGGGAGATCGCGACGTTGAGCCGGTTCTTCAGCAGGAGGAACTCGATGCCGCGGGGGGCCGCGCTCGCCGACGACGCGGCCAGCGACACGATGGCGACGGCGGCCTCCTGGCCCTGGAACTTGTCGACCGTGCCCACGGGAACGTCGGGGTACCCGGCGCGGTCGAGGGCCTCGCGCACCGTGGTGAGCTGCGCGTTGTAGGGCGTCACGACGATGAGGTCCGTCTGCTCGAGGGGCCGTGCGGGCGACCGGACCGGCCCGGAGGCCGTGTCGCCGGCGTCGGACCAGTCGCGCCCGAGCAGTGAGGAGACGAGCTCGACCACGATGTCGGCCTCCTCGGGCGACCAGGTCGTGTTGCCCTCGTGGTCGACTCGGATCGGACGCACGCCGGGGTCGATGCCGTCGAGGTGCCGGGTCGAGGCGACCGGATGCGAGCGGAGCTCGCCCTGGTAGGCGAGCCGCGACACCGGCGCGGCGACGGCGGGATGCATCCGTCGACTCTCGGCGAGGAAGTAGCCGTATTCGGGCGGGAGGACCTCGTGGCCGTCGGCCACCCAG is a genomic window containing:
- a CDS encoding YdeI/OmpD-associated family protein — encoded protein: MRFETELLLVDGRNTGIEVPPEVVASFGAGKRPAVVVNVNGFEYRSTIASMGGTFLIPFSSDKRATTGLAGGDHIVVELELDTAPRIVEPPADFAEALDATPGAREAWEKLAPSHKKAHVTAIEGAKAAETRQRRIAKAVEQLTG